One Stenotrophomonas maltophilia DNA window includes the following coding sequences:
- a CDS encoding pyridoxal phosphate-dependent aminotransferase, translating into MSTLPHTPGYSRRSHEIAPFHVMSLLARAQALEQAGHDVIHLEIGEPDFTTAEPVVRAGQAALAAGHTRYTAARGLPALRQAISGFYRSHYGLDIDPERILVTPGGSGALLLASSLLVDPGRHWLLADPGYPCNRHFLRLVEGGAQLVPVGPDTAYQLTPSLVEQHWNADSVGALVASPANPTGTVLSADELAALSQTLHARGGHLVVDEIYHGLTYGLDAPSVLQVDDSAFVLNSFSKYFGMTGWRLGWLVAPPAAVPDLEKLAQNLYISASSIAQHAALACFSEESMAIFEQRREVFRQRRDFLLPALRELGFRIEVEPQGAFYLYADVSAFTDDAQAFCTHFLETEHVAFTPGLDFGFHRANQHVRLAYTQEVPRLQEAVARIARGLKRWGT; encoded by the coding sequence ATGAGTACCCTGCCCCACACGCCGGGCTACAGCCGGCGCAGCCATGAAATTGCCCCGTTCCACGTGATGTCCCTGCTGGCCCGCGCGCAGGCGCTGGAGCAGGCCGGCCACGATGTGATCCATCTGGAGATCGGTGAGCCGGACTTCACCACGGCCGAACCGGTCGTGCGTGCCGGCCAGGCTGCATTGGCCGCCGGCCATACCCGCTACACCGCTGCCCGTGGCCTGCCGGCCCTGCGCCAGGCGATCAGCGGGTTCTATCGCAGCCACTACGGGCTGGACATCGACCCCGAACGCATCCTGGTCACCCCCGGCGGCTCCGGCGCGCTGCTGCTGGCCAGCAGCCTGCTGGTCGATCCCGGTCGCCACTGGCTGCTGGCCGACCCCGGTTATCCATGCAACCGCCATTTCCTGCGCCTGGTGGAAGGCGGCGCACAGCTGGTGCCGGTCGGGCCGGACACTGCCTATCAATTGACCCCGTCGCTGGTGGAACAGCACTGGAATGCCGACAGCGTGGGCGCACTGGTTGCATCGCCGGCCAACCCGACCGGTACCGTGCTCTCCGCCGACGAGCTGGCCGCCCTGTCGCAGACCCTGCACGCGCGCGGCGGTCACCTGGTGGTGGACGAGATCTACCACGGCCTGACCTACGGCCTGGATGCACCCAGCGTGCTGCAGGTGGATGACAGCGCGTTCGTGCTGAACAGCTTCTCCAAATACTTCGGCATGACCGGTTGGCGGCTGGGCTGGCTGGTGGCACCGCCAGCAGCCGTGCCGGACCTGGAGAAGCTGGCCCAGAACCTGTACATCAGCGCGTCGAGCATCGCCCAGCATGCCGCACTGGCCTGTTTCAGCGAGGAGTCGATGGCAATCTTCGAGCAGCGTCGAGAAGTCTTCCGGCAGCGCCGCGACTTCCTGTTGCCGGCATTGCGTGAACTGGGCTTCCGCATCGAAGTCGAGCCGCAGGGCGCGTTCTACCTGTACGCCGATGTCAGCGCATTCACCGATGACGCGCAGGCGTTCTGCACCCACTTCCTGGAAACCGAGCACGTGGCGTTCACCCCGGGGCTGGATTTCGGTTTCCATCGCGCCAACCAGCATGTGCGCCTGGCCTATACCCAGGAAGTGCCGCGGCTGCAGGAGGCGGTGGCGCGGATCGCGCGCGGGTTGAAGCGCTGGGGCACCTGA
- a CDS encoding prolyl oligopeptidase family serine peptidase — protein sequence MSRLASACLLAGMMTAASVGTAVAAEDTDRYAWLEDVTGDKPLTWVKEQNAKSEARLAQTPAFKQMETSIREVLDSDAKIPGVQKIGDYYYNFWKDQQHERGLWRRTTLAEYRKASPQWETVLDLDALNKAEGENWVWHGADCLRPDYSRCLIALSRGGADADVTREFDLANKTWIKDGFFRPESKGGLNWVDRDTVFVYTDFGAGSMTTSGYPRVAKLWKRGTPMTSATVVYEGKPEDMYIAAMHDDTPGFERNLVSRTLAFYNNELYLRGDDGTLTKIDAPNSAEKGLHKQWLTLELRDPWTVGGKTYASGSLLATKLDDFLAGKRDFEVLFTPTATTSLAGATWTKSHLVLNVLDDVKNRLSVLTPGADGWQTSRFVGAPAFGTLAVGAVDSNDSDAVWLTATDYLTPTTLALAEIGQAPETLKTMPAFFDAKGKVIEQHFATSKDGTRVPYFVVHDKAMKLDGSNPTLLYGYGGFEISLTPNYSGGMGRAWLEKGGVYVVANIRGGGEYGPRWHQAALKQNRHKAYEDMAAVARDLVKRKITSAKHLGVQGGSNGGLLTGNMLTQYPELFGAVVVQVPLLDMKRYSHLLAGASWMAEYGNPDTSDWDFIKTFSPYHLFDAKKNYPPVLFTTSTRDDRVHPGHARKMAAKMIDAGKDVTYYENIEGGHGGAANNAQAAHMSALAYSFLWERLGGK from the coding sequence ATGTCTCGACTCGCTTCCGCCTGCCTGCTGGCCGGCATGATGACCGCTGCCTCGGTGGGGACCGCCGTGGCCGCTGAAGACACCGATCGCTACGCCTGGCTCGAAGACGTCACCGGCGACAAGCCGCTGACCTGGGTCAAGGAACAGAACGCCAAGTCCGAGGCGCGCCTGGCGCAGACCCCGGCCTTCAAGCAGATGGAGACCAGCATCCGCGAGGTGCTCGACTCCGATGCCAAGATCCCCGGCGTGCAGAAGATCGGCGACTACTACTACAACTTCTGGAAGGACCAGCAGCACGAGCGCGGCCTGTGGCGGCGCACCACCCTGGCCGAGTACCGCAAGGCCTCGCCGCAGTGGGAAACCGTGCTCGACCTGGATGCGCTGAACAAGGCCGAGGGTGAGAACTGGGTCTGGCATGGCGCCGATTGCCTGCGCCCGGACTACAGCCGCTGCCTGATCGCGCTGTCGCGCGGCGGCGCCGACGCCGACGTCACCCGTGAGTTCGACCTGGCCAACAAGACCTGGATCAAGGACGGCTTCTTCCGTCCCGAGTCCAAGGGCGGCCTCAACTGGGTCGACCGCGACACCGTGTTCGTCTACACCGACTTCGGTGCGGGCTCGATGACCACCTCCGGCTACCCGCGCGTGGCCAAGCTGTGGAAGCGCGGCACGCCGATGACCTCGGCCACCGTGGTGTACGAAGGCAAGCCGGAAGACATGTACATCGCGGCGATGCACGATGACACCCCGGGCTTCGAGCGCAACCTGGTCAGCCGCACGCTGGCGTTCTACAACAACGAGCTCTACCTGCGTGGCGACGATGGCACGCTGACCAAGATCGACGCGCCGAATTCGGCCGAGAAGGGCCTGCACAAGCAGTGGCTGACCCTGGAACTGCGCGATCCGTGGACCGTGGGCGGCAAGACCTACGCGTCCGGTTCGCTGCTGGCGACGAAGCTGGACGACTTCCTGGCCGGCAAGCGCGACTTCGAGGTGCTGTTCACCCCGACCGCGACCACCTCGCTGGCCGGCGCCACCTGGACCAAGAGCCACCTGGTGCTGAACGTGCTGGATGACGTCAAGAACCGCCTGTCGGTTCTGACCCCGGGCGCCGATGGCTGGCAGACCAGCCGCTTCGTCGGCGCGCCGGCCTTTGGCACGCTGGCGGTGGGCGCAGTGGACAGCAACGACAGCGATGCGGTGTGGCTGACCGCCACCGACTACCTGACCCCGACCACGCTGGCTCTGGCCGAGATCGGCCAGGCGCCGGAAACGTTGAAGACCATGCCGGCCTTCTTCGATGCCAAGGGCAAGGTGATCGAGCAGCACTTCGCCACCAGCAAGGATGGCACCCGCGTGCCGTACTTCGTGGTGCACGACAAGGCGATGAAGCTGGACGGCTCCAACCCGACCCTGCTGTACGGCTATGGTGGCTTCGAGATCTCGCTGACCCCGAATTACTCAGGTGGCATGGGCCGCGCCTGGCTGGAGAAAGGCGGTGTGTACGTGGTCGCCAACATCCGTGGTGGTGGTGAGTACGGCCCGCGCTGGCACCAGGCCGCGCTGAAGCAGAACCGTCACAAGGCCTATGAAGACATGGCTGCGGTGGCGCGCGATCTGGTCAAGCGCAAGATCACCAGTGCCAAGCACCTGGGCGTCCAAGGTGGCAGCAACGGTGGCCTGCTGACCGGCAACATGCTGACCCAGTACCCGGAGCTGTTCGGTGCAGTGGTGGTGCAGGTGCCGCTGCTGGACATGAAGCGCTACAGCCACCTGTTGGCCGGTGCTTCGTGGATGGCCGAGTACGGCAACCCGGACACCAGCGACTGGGACTTCATCAAGACCTTCTCGCCGTACCACCTGTTCGACGCGAAGAAGAACTACCCGCCGGTGCTGTTCACCACCTCCACCCGCGATGACCGCGTGCATCCGGGCCATGCCCGCAAGATGGCGGCGAAGATGATCGACGCCGGCAAGGACGTGACCTACTACGAGAACATCGAAGGTGGCCACGGCGGTGCAGCCAACAACGCGCAGGCCGCGCACATGTCGGCGCTGGCCTACAGCTTCCTGTGGGAGCGGTTGGGCGGCAAGTGA
- a CDS encoding lipocalin family protein — translation MTSIRPLCAVLLALSLAGPAVAASEPSSPRTSASGAAALDAPIDLKRFMGTWYVIGRVPNFIERGHVASVNEYELRDAHKVGITYRYRDGFGEPLQEVRARASVDPDSGNHGWRTWFYRVVPTHSRVLEVAPDYSWALIGYPGREMAWIFSRTPDMDKALYKELAERLRDEYGVNTDKLKRVPQHPEQVGKLGYEVPNVR, via the coding sequence ATGACTTCGATCCGCCCGCTCTGCGCCGTGCTGCTGGCCCTGTCCCTGGCGGGCCCCGCCGTGGCCGCCAGTGAGCCGTCGTCGCCCCGTACCAGCGCCTCTGGTGCGGCTGCCCTGGACGCACCGATCGACCTGAAGCGCTTCATGGGCACCTGGTATGTGATCGGCCGCGTGCCGAACTTCATCGAACGTGGCCATGTCGCCAGCGTCAACGAGTACGAGTTGCGCGACGCGCACAAGGTCGGCATCACCTACCGCTACCGTGATGGCTTCGGCGAACCGCTGCAGGAAGTGCGCGCGCGCGCCAGCGTCGATCCGGACAGCGGCAACCACGGCTGGCGCACCTGGTTCTACCGCGTGGTGCCCACCCATTCGCGGGTACTGGAAGTGGCCCCGGACTATTCGTGGGCGCTGATCGGCTATCCCGGCCGTGAAATGGCCTGGATCTTCTCGCGTACGCCGGACATGGATAAAGCCCTGTACAAGGAGCTCGCAGAGCGACTGCGCGACGAGTACGGCGTGAATACCGACAAGCTCAAGCGCGTGCCGCAGCACCCGGAGCAGGTCGGCAAGCTGGGCTACGAAGTGCCGAACGTGCGTTGA
- a CDS encoding HigA family addiction module antitoxin: MKRPHNGMRAIHPGEILREEFLMPLALSVNALARALDVPATRLHAIVHGERSISADTAARLARHFGGDAASWLAMQAAYDLKTLPTRSEIERRVQPRAA; this comes from the coding sequence ATGAAGCGTCCCCACAACGGCATGCGCGCCATCCATCCTGGCGAGATCCTGCGCGAAGAGTTCCTGATGCCTCTGGCGTTGAGCGTGAACGCGCTGGCAAGGGCCTTGGATGTTCCCGCAACACGGCTGCACGCCATCGTGCACGGGGAGCGCAGTATTTCGGCCGATACCGCGGCACGGCTGGCGCGACATTTTGGTGGGGATGCCGCGTCCTGGCTTGCGATGCAGGCGGCCTACGACCTCAAGACATTGCCAACGCGCAGCGAGATCGAGCGACGGGTGCAGCCGCGGGCAGCGTGA
- a CDS encoding type II toxin-antitoxin system RelE/ParE family toxin yields the protein MIRSFRCKQTRALFEGTCPRAWLSIRRAAERKLQLLDSAQTLAFLRSPPGNRLEALSGDRKGQYSLRINDQWRLCFTWTDNGADAVEIVDYH from the coding sequence ATGATCCGTTCATTCCGCTGCAAGCAGACCCGTGCCCTGTTTGAAGGAACCTGTCCACGTGCCTGGCTTTCGATCCGGCGGGCTGCCGAGCGCAAACTCCAACTGCTCGACTCGGCACAGACGTTGGCATTCCTGCGCAGCCCGCCCGGAAACCGGCTCGAAGCGCTGTCAGGTGACCGGAAAGGGCAGTACAGCCTTCGGATCAACGATCAGTGGCGGCTCTGCTTTACCTGGACCGACAACGGCGCCGATGCCGTGGAAATTGTTGACTATCACTGA
- a CDS encoding methionine ABC transporter permease: MIIATAGGFFRHLDAGKWADIGQATIDTLLMLLGSLPLTLAIGLPLGVLLYLFGAPQMKRRPFAYGVLALVVNLLRSVPFIILMIVLIPVTLFLMGTSLGVRGAIVPLVIGAAPFYARLVETALREVDRGVIEATQAMGATTWQLVTRVLLPEARPGLIAGATVTTVALIGFTAMGGAIGSGGLGDLAFRDGYQRSHTDVALVTVVLLLVLVQLLQMLGDRLVAHYSRK; encoded by the coding sequence ATGATCATCGCCACTGCCGGCGGCTTCTTCCGCCACCTGGATGCGGGCAAGTGGGCCGACATCGGCCAGGCCACCATCGACACCCTGCTGATGCTGCTCGGTTCGCTGCCGCTGACTCTGGCCATCGGCCTGCCCCTGGGCGTGCTGCTGTACCTGTTCGGCGCGCCGCAGATGAAGCGCCGGCCGTTCGCCTACGGCGTGCTGGCGCTGGTGGTGAACCTGCTGCGCTCGGTGCCTTTCATCATCCTGATGATCGTGCTGATCCCGGTCACGCTGTTCCTGATGGGGACGTCGCTGGGTGTACGCGGTGCGATCGTGCCGTTGGTGATCGGTGCCGCGCCGTTCTACGCGCGCCTGGTCGAAACCGCATTGCGCGAAGTGGACCGTGGCGTGATCGAAGCGACCCAGGCGATGGGTGCCACCACCTGGCAGCTGGTCACCCGCGTGCTGCTGCCGGAGGCGCGTCCGGGCCTGATCGCTGGCGCAACGGTCACTACCGTGGCGCTGATCGGCTTCACCGCGATGGGCGGTGCGATCGGTTCCGGTGGCCTCGGCGACCTGGCCTTCCGCGACGGCTACCAGCGCTCGCACACCGACGTGGCCCTGGTCACCGTGGTCCTGCTGCTGGTCCTTGTGCAGCTGCTGCAGATGCTCGGCGACCGCCTGGTCGCGCATTACAGCCGCAAATAA
- a CDS encoding methionine ABC transporter ATP-binding protein: MIEFQRLHKSYAVAGRAVSALQPLDLTIEAGEVFGIIGHSGAGKSTLIRMINRLEEPSGGRLLIGGEDVTALDADGLRALRRRIGMIFQHFNLLSSRTVAGNVAFPLELAGTPKAEIDARVAELLQTVGLEAHAQKYPAQLSGGQKQRVGIARALATRPQILLCDEATSALDPQTTASVLSLLSKINRELGLTIVLITHEMDVIRRVCDRVAVLDAGQMVETGPVTRVFLHPQHPTTRRFVSESEHVDEGALHRDFDAVGGRIVRLTFLGGDTYEPLLGSVARETGVDYNILSGRIDRIKDTPYGQLVVALVGGDQSAAQAAFVAAGVHVEELRR, encoded by the coding sequence GTGATCGAGTTCCAGCGCCTGCACAAATCCTATGCCGTTGCCGGCCGCGCAGTCAGCGCGCTGCAACCGCTGGACCTGACCATCGAGGCCGGTGAGGTATTCGGCATCATCGGCCATTCCGGTGCCGGCAAATCGACCCTGATCCGCATGATCAACCGCCTGGAAGAACCCAGCGGCGGCCGTTTGCTGATCGGTGGCGAGGATGTCACCGCACTGGACGCGGACGGCCTGCGCGCGCTGCGCCGGCGCATCGGCATGATCTTCCAGCACTTCAACCTGCTGTCGTCGCGCACGGTGGCCGGCAACGTCGCCTTCCCGCTGGAGCTGGCCGGCACGCCGAAGGCGGAGATCGACGCGCGCGTGGCCGAGCTGCTGCAGACCGTGGGCCTGGAGGCGCATGCGCAGAAGTACCCCGCACAGCTGTCCGGTGGCCAGAAGCAGCGCGTCGGCATCGCCCGCGCGCTGGCGACACGCCCGCAGATCCTGCTGTGCGACGAGGCCACCAGTGCGCTGGATCCGCAGACCACCGCCTCGGTACTGTCGCTGCTGTCGAAGATCAATCGAGAGCTCGGCCTGACGATCGTGCTGATCACCCATGAGATGGACGTGATCCGCCGCGTCTGTGACCGTGTCGCCGTGCTCGATGCCGGCCAGATGGTCGAGACCGGGCCGGTCACCCGGGTGTTCCTGCATCCTCAGCACCCGACCACGCGCCGTTTCGTGAGCGAATCGGAGCACGTGGACGAAGGCGCGCTGCATCGTGACTTCGATGCCGTCGGTGGCCGCATCGTGCGGCTGACCTTCCTCGGTGGAGACACCTACGAGCCCCTGCTCGGCAGTGTCGCGCGGGAGACCGGGGTCGACTACAACATCCTGTCCGGCCGTATCGACCGGATCAAGGACACCCCGTATGGCCAGCTGGTGGTCGCCCTGGTGGGCGGTGACCAGTCCGCCGCGCAGGCCGCGTTCGTGGCCGCCGGCGTGCACGTTGAGGAACTGCGTCGATGA
- a CDS encoding DMT family transporter: MNLQRSPSRAVAWMVAAVACFSLMDAGMKQLSASYPTLEVTFLRGAASLPFVLVWVLVSAGPRSLIPRRWGLHLLRGGLGMAMIGCFVFALRDLPLSTAYTIYFVAPLLIAALSVPLLGERVGPRRWVAIGIGLVGVLVVLRPGVDGFISVPGLMVLAAATAYAVAAITVSLLTRTDTSQSMVVWFLVIMAIGAGLLAMPGWVPLRLAHAPLIAGMGLAGALGQIALTKAFQLGEASMIAPLEYSGLVWVIGWDLAFWGQLPDSYTWVGAAIIVASGLYLLHRERVNRQEPPKPLDHP; the protein is encoded by the coding sequence ATGAACCTGCAACGCTCCCCTTCGCGCGCGGTGGCCTGGATGGTCGCTGCGGTGGCCTGTTTCTCGCTGATGGACGCCGGCATGAAGCAGCTGTCGGCCAGCTATCCCACGCTGGAAGTGACTTTCCTGCGTGGCGCGGCCTCGTTGCCGTTCGTGCTGGTCTGGGTGCTGGTCAGCGCCGGCCCGCGCTCGCTGATCCCGCGCCGCTGGGGCCTGCACCTGCTGCGTGGCGGGCTGGGCATGGCGATGATCGGCTGCTTCGTGTTCGCCCTGCGCGATCTGCCGCTATCCACCGCCTACACCATCTATTTTGTTGCCCCACTGCTGATCGCCGCGCTGTCGGTGCCGTTGCTGGGCGAGCGCGTCGGGCCGCGGCGCTGGGTCGCCATCGGCATCGGCCTGGTGGGCGTGCTGGTGGTGCTGCGGCCGGGTGTGGACGGCTTCATTTCGGTGCCCGGCCTGATGGTGCTGGCGGCGGCAACGGCCTATGCCGTGGCGGCGATCACGGTCAGCCTGCTGACCCGCACCGATACGTCGCAGTCGATGGTGGTCTGGTTCCTGGTGATCATGGCCATCGGCGCCGGCCTGCTGGCCATGCCCGGCTGGGTACCGCTGCGGCTGGCACACGCACCGCTTATCGCCGGCATGGGTCTGGCCGGGGCGCTCGGTCAGATCGCCCTGACCAAGGCCTTCCAGCTGGGCGAGGCCTCGATGATCGCGCCGCTGGAGTACAGCGGCCTGGTCTGGGTGATCGGCTGGGATCTGGCCTTCTGGGGCCAGTTGCCGGACAGCTATACCTGGGTGGGTGCGGCGATCATCGTCGCCTCGGGCCTGTACCTGCTGCATCGTGAGCGGGTGAACCGGCAGGAGCCGCCGAAGCCGCTGGACCATCCCTGA
- a CDS encoding YajQ family cyclic di-GMP-binding protein, whose amino-acid sequence MPSFDVVSEVDTHELTNAIDQANRELATRFDFKGVDAKFERDGDVINQTAPTEFQLKQMNDILRARLAARGIDVLSLEFGDIETNLAQARQKITVKQGIEQKIAKKIAAALKDAKLKVESQINGDKLRVQGKKRDDLQDAIAVLKAGKFELPLQFNNFRD is encoded by the coding sequence ATGCCTTCCTTCGACGTCGTGTCCGAAGTCGACACCCACGAGCTGACCAACGCCATCGACCAGGCCAACCGCGAACTGGCCACCCGCTTCGACTTCAAGGGCGTGGACGCCAAGTTCGAGCGAGATGGCGATGTCATCAACCAGACGGCGCCGACCGAGTTCCAGCTCAAGCAGATGAACGACATCCTGCGTGCCCGCCTGGCCGCGCGCGGCATCGACGTGCTCAGCCTGGAGTTCGGCGACATCGAGACCAACCTGGCCCAGGCCCGGCAGAAGATCACCGTCAAGCAGGGCATCGAGCAGAAGATTGCCAAGAAGATCGCGGCGGCACTGAAGGACGCCAAGCTGAAGGTGGAAAGCCAGATCAACGGCGACAAGCTGCGCGTGCAGGGCAAGAAGCGCGACGACCTGCAGGACGCCATTGCCGTACTCAAGGCCGGCAAGTTCGAGCTGCCGCTGCAGTTCAACAACTTCCGCGACTGA
- a CDS encoding helix-turn-helix domain-containing protein: protein MATTVGQQQLVAARAAFAEGDARSLDVLPLPLQQSWLRSRAAGLQPGQEPDYRPLLGDGRHLSHPDDRRLARCAKPELEQLWAAFGGRGWTMFCANRDGMVIAQQAHGLEDAPLLRPIQVGRQLGETEIGTTAPAVSLADDVPALVRGNEHYLQRFAPVFCLSEPLHDLDGRVCGVIDITGLGERDPALLQGYFRQAALASENRLFHSLTDVHLLAVQHDPRWLASPLQGLLAVQEDGQLRAANRVARRLLGLPRRGPLPLLDLEALFAGASAAQRRRLLQPGAAHRVRLGEGSAVYLQHLQAPRGALRRGAQQSAPTNPGAPQLREQQREAARRAVQAADGNLSLAARQLGISRTTLYKLLRD, encoded by the coding sequence ATGGCCACGACAGTCGGGCAGCAACAACTGGTGGCGGCACGTGCCGCTTTCGCCGAGGGCGATGCGCGCTCATTGGACGTGTTGCCGCTGCCGCTGCAGCAGTCATGGCTGCGTTCGCGCGCGGCGGGCCTGCAGCCGGGGCAGGAGCCGGACTATCGGCCGCTGCTGGGCGATGGCCGCCATCTGTCCCATCCCGATGACCGACGCCTGGCGCGCTGCGCGAAGCCGGAGCTGGAACAGCTGTGGGCGGCCTTCGGTGGGCGTGGCTGGACGATGTTCTGCGCCAACCGCGACGGCATGGTGATCGCGCAGCAGGCCCATGGCCTGGAAGATGCTCCCTTGCTGCGGCCGATCCAGGTCGGGCGACAGCTGGGCGAGACGGAGATCGGCACCACCGCGCCAGCGGTCAGTCTGGCCGACGATGTGCCGGCACTGGTGCGCGGCAATGAACATTACCTGCAGCGGTTCGCGCCGGTGTTCTGCCTGAGCGAGCCACTGCACGACCTCGACGGTCGGGTCTGCGGGGTGATCGATATCACCGGTCTTGGCGAGCGCGATCCCGCCCTGCTGCAGGGCTATTTCCGGCAGGCTGCGCTGGCCAGCGAAAATCGCTTGTTCCACAGCCTCACCGACGTGCACCTGCTCGCCGTGCAACATGATCCGCGCTGGCTGGCGTCACCGCTGCAGGGACTGCTGGCGGTGCAGGAGGATGGCCAGCTGCGTGCAGCCAACCGTGTTGCACGGCGCCTGCTGGGCCTGCCACGGCGGGGGCCATTGCCGCTGCTGGATCTTGAGGCGCTGTTTGCTGGCGCCAGTGCGGCGCAACGGCGTCGCCTGCTGCAACCGGGCGCAGCGCATCGGGTCCGGCTGGGCGAGGGCAGCGCGGTCTACCTGCAGCATCTGCAGGCACCGCGAGGTGCATTGCGGCGCGGCGCGCAGCAGAGTGCGCCGACAAACCCGGGTGCGCCGCAGCTGCGTGAACAGCAGCGCGAGGCGGCACGCCGTGCGGTACAGGCCGCAGACGGCAATCTCAGTCTGGCCGCACGCCAGCTGGGTATCTCGCGCACCACGCTGTACAAGCTGCTGCGCGATTGA
- a CDS encoding NAD(P)-dependent alcohol dehydrogenase — MNDNNATREITAAVVRGKEQPFVIEQATLRGPQDDEVLVKVVATGLCHTDLIVRDQYYPVPLPAVLGHEGAGIVEAVGPNVRDLKAGDHVVLTYGACGHCNPCRGGHGAYCRDFFGLNFGGDDGHGHTAITDAQGHPLHDHFFAQSSFATYALAREINAIKVPDDAPLELLGPLGCGIQTGAGAVLNSLQVRSGSSFASYGAGAVGLSAVMAAKVAGATTIIAIDVVPSRLQLALELGATHVVNSRETDVIEAVRAITGGGADFALESTGRPDVLSAGIEALGGLGMMGVVGAPKLGTTASFDVNNLLLGGRSIRGIVEGDSVPQVFIPQLVTLFQQGRFPFDKLVKFYPLEQINQAAEDSTKGITLKPVLRIAA; from the coding sequence ATGAACGACAACAACGCAACGCGTGAGATCACCGCCGCCGTGGTACGCGGCAAGGAGCAGCCCTTCGTCATCGAGCAGGCGACGCTGCGCGGCCCGCAGGACGACGAGGTGCTGGTGAAGGTGGTGGCCACCGGCCTGTGCCACACCGACCTGATCGTGCGCGATCAGTACTATCCAGTGCCGCTGCCGGCGGTGCTCGGCCATGAGGGTGCGGGCATCGTCGAAGCGGTTGGCCCGAACGTGCGCGACCTCAAGGCGGGGGATCACGTGGTACTGACCTACGGCGCCTGCGGTCACTGCAATCCCTGCCGGGGCGGACACGGTGCCTATTGCAGGGATTTCTTCGGGCTCAACTTCGGCGGCGACGATGGCCACGGCCATACCGCCATCACCGATGCGCAGGGCCATCCGCTGCACGATCACTTCTTCGCCCAGTCCTCGTTTGCCACCTACGCGCTGGCCCGCGAGATCAACGCGATCAAGGTGCCTGATGACGCACCACTGGAATTGCTGGGCCCGCTGGGGTGCGGCATCCAGACCGGTGCCGGTGCGGTGCTCAACTCGCTGCAGGTGCGGTCCGGCAGCAGCTTTGCAAGCTATGGTGCCGGTGCGGTGGGCCTGAGTGCAGTGATGGCGGCCAAGGTGGCCGGCGCCACCACCATCATCGCCATCGACGTGGTGCCTTCGCGCCTGCAGCTTGCGCTGGAGCTCGGAGCCACCCACGTGGTCAACAGCCGGGAGACTGATGTGATCGAGGCGGTGCGCGCGATCACCGGTGGTGGTGCTGACTTCGCGCTGGAATCGACCGGCCGTCCGGACGTGTTGTCCGCGGGCATCGAGGCGCTGGGTGGGCTGGGCATGATGGGCGTGGTCGGTGCGCCGAAGCTGGGCACCACCGCCAGTTTCGATGTGAACAACCTGCTGCTGGGTGGTCGCAGCATCCGCGGCATCGTCGAGGGTGACAGCGTGCCGCAGGTGTTCATTCCGCAGCTGGTGACCCTGTTCCAGCAGGGGCGCTTTCCGTTCGACAAGCTGGTGAAGTTCTATCCGTTGGAACAGATCAACCAGGCGGCTGAAGACAGCACGAAGGGAATCACGCTCAAGCCGGTCCTGCGCATCGCGGCGTAA